One window from the genome of Cryptomeria japonica chromosome 6, Sugi_1.0, whole genome shotgun sequence encodes:
- the LOC131072190 gene encoding stigma-specific STIG1-like protein 2 — translation MGAMARMVAMALIMFAVMISNVGGDMKMVNGYPRKAILSRFLADKGVAPAPSPYPAKSYSCSAHKSVCKQNNIAGEVKSKCCKDRCVNVLTDRYHCGSCDKSCPFGYGCCKGKCVNVAYDKKNCGSCGVVCSKKGKCVYGMCSYA, via the coding sequence ATGGGGGCAATGGCGAGGATGGTGGCAATGGCATTGATTATGTTTGCAGTGATGATAAGCAATGTGGGGGGAGATATGAAAATGGTAAATGGGTATCCAAGAAAGGCAATACTCAGCCGGTTTCTTGCAGATAAAGGCGTAGCCCCAGCGCCATCGCCATATCCAGCTAAGAGCTATTCATGCAGTGCCCACAAGAGTGTGTGCAAGCAGAATAACATTGCTGGTGAAGTGAAATCCAAGTGCTGCAAAGACCGTTGTGTCAATGTACTAACAGATCGTTATCACTGTGGGAGTTGTGATAAGTCTTGCCCATTTGGTTATGGTTGCTGTAAAGGCAAGTGTGTGAATGTGGCCTATGATAAAAAGAACTGTGGCAGCTGCGGTGTTGTTTGCAGTAAAAAGGGCAAGTGTGTTTATGGAATGTGTTCCTATGCctag